Within the Dolichospermum compactum NIES-806 genome, the region GGAAGAAAGAAATGGAAGATAATTTTAAAATTATAGATTCTGAACAAGGTGATGTTGTGATTGATTTTGGAAATAAAACTTTCAAATTAAGTCTGTTAGTTTCACTAATGACAGAAATCATTTTGAATAAAAAGCTGGAAGAATTGAACAATAAACTCCGTGATCATGGTAGTGGTAAACTTCCATCTTATGACGAATCTTATTGGTCAAGTGCAGGTGTAGATTGTCAGATTTTAAAACCTAGTAAAAATTGGCAAAAAGGAAAAATAAGAATGAAAATTTCTTTAGAATTTTGTCCAGAATCACCCCTCGATCGACTTACGACGCAGATAAATAAATGAAGCTACATCATAAATTAATTAGTCCACGCAGATAGAATTTGTTTGTGTGGATGCGATTTTACTTAATTGTCTAAATCAGGATATCCAGGATTTAAGGATTTATGGGATTATTAATTGTCAAAATTATAATTTTCTAAAAAGTTAATTTATGTTATAATCGGTAGTTAACTAAAAACATATTAGTACAATTAGATAATATCCTGAAAAATAAAAACTTTATTCTCAAATGATCAAGTCCAGAAATCCCAAAATATAAATATTAAATCACATCCTGTACCTTAAATCCTGGATATCCTGATTCAGACAAATAATTAAATCAAGAAATTCAAAAATATAAATATCAAATCACATCCTCTACATCCTCAAATCCTGGATATCCTGATTCTGACAGAAATTTTAATCTATGAACAAAACCCCACGCATTCCCATACCCCCAGAAGTCAGAACCTACGTTTTCCAAAGAGATAAATATCAATGTCAAAGCTGCGGTAAAATCTCCCAAGAAACTCAACTCAGTATTGATCATATTATCCCCTTATCTCGTGGGGGAAAAAACGATATTAGTAACTTACAAACTCTCTGCTTAACTTGTAATCAGCAAAAAACTAATAACATTGATAACCGTTTTCGCCGACATTTTGATACTTAGTAAAAAAAAGCTTTTAATCCAATCCCCCTCCTCGCTTGCGGGGTGGGGTTAGGGGTGGGGTCTTATTCTTTCACTGTTTTAAACCACTCAGTTATCCCGTCAGCTAAAGTATTAGCCATTTTCTTCTGTGCTTGGGGATTAACTATTTCCTCAAATTCATCAGGATTACTCATAAAACCCAACTCTAATAATACCGCCGGTGCAGTATGGGGACGAGTCAGGGCTAAATTATTCCAAAACACACCATAGGCAGGTTTACCAAGTTTTTTAACTACGTAATTTTGTAAAAATACCGCAAGGCTGTGTGATTGAGGATGATACCAAAAAGTACCAAAGCCTTTGGTTTTTTCCGCATCACCATTATCCGGTAAAGAGTTATGATGAATAGAAAGAGCGATCGCAGGTTCTTCTTTATTAATTATTTCCTGACGTTCGACTAATGAAACATCTCGATCATCTTCTCTAGTCATCACCACTTTAGCACCGCGTTTCACCAATTCATCCCGCAGTAATTTAGAAACTACCAAGTTTACATCTTTTTCTGGATACCCAGTTGGACCAGTTGCACCAGATTCTTTACCACCGTGTCCCGGATCAAGTAAAATTTTAATACCAGATAAAGGTAGGCTTTTTCTGCTGTCAATATTTGGTGCATGGCGCAAAGTCAATACCAAAGTTGTATTGTCGTATTTCAGCTTATAGCCCCATTGTTGGAGCTTTTTGAGGTTAAATGTGTATTTGACTTGTTGTGGAGTCACCTGTTGCCAATCTAGGCGAGAAATTAAGGAGTCATCATCTAGGCGAATAGTATCTGTTTGAGCGATGGTATTGTAGAGAGTCAGCGCCAAGGAATTATTTCCCTGTTCGACACTCACCGGTACAGCCATTTGCAAGGGAAAACGGATTTCTGTTTCTCTAGCTAGTTGACGATATCCGACACTGCGAATTACTGTTTGTGGGGGAACTGCACCAGGGAGAATTTTGGTTTCTTTACCATTAATCCAAGCCCCATAGTCTAAGCGTAACCAATCGCCTTCTGTACCTGTAGCTGTTGCCCTTGTTCCTTGAGGCAAAGGTGTCAGTCGAGAATGATCTGTACTTGGACCCGTGCGGGCTACACCTGAAGCAGCTATTACCTCGACAACTGGTAACTGTACAGGTGCAAGAATTTGAATTTTGCCTTTACCGGTTTCAGTTGTTGTCTGACCATTCAATGTCAAACTAAATTGAGGTTGTCCTAAATCCCCAGTATTGGTAATTGTTGTACAACCTTGGTATTTGGTAATATTATAAATGGCAGCCTGATTACGCCCGGTTAAAATGCTAGAATTAGCTGGTAATTCGGCTGTTAAAGGTTGAGGTAAAAGATTAACAGTTTGATTAGCTAGTTTGACGGAGACATTAGCTTGAGGAGGTGCGATCGCGTCAAAACAAATCAGTTCTCCTGGTAATCTAGTAATATCAGCCGCAGGTGTCAGAGAATCTTTAGCAAAGCCTAAACCTTGTGGAAATTCTGGTTGAGTAGAAATCCTGTTGACTTTAATTTCGCGTTCTTGATTTTGGTAACGTATCTTAAACACATTCTCCCCCAACTGTAAGGGAAAACTAGGAGCAAAATGTCCAGCCTTACTACGTTTAACAGGTTTACCATTAATCAAGACTTGTCCAGTTGCGGGTGCTGTACCGATAAAAAATATTTTTTCCGTACTGGTTTGATGGTTTGCTGGGGGATAAACCACTAAAAGTGATGATTGTGCCACAGCAATGGACGGAGTACAAATAAAGCTAAATACTGCTAATCCTAAAAGTTTTTTCACGGTAAAAATAACCAAAAAAGATAAAAAGACTAATAACGTAAATTGTCAGAATCAGGTGGTTATCGAGCGAAGTCGAGATAATGTCCAGGATTAAAGGATTAACAGGATGAAAACAGAAATTTACTCACCAATTACCCATTACCAATTACCCATTACCAGGCTCAACCAGATAACTAACAACTTGAGTTAATATACTATTGCACCATTTTAAACCATTCAGTCACTCCATCAGCCAATATCTTGGCGATTTTTTGCTGTTGTTGAGGGTTGACTATCTCCTCCAACTCATTAGCATTTTTCATAAACCGAAATTCTAATAATACCGCAGGTGCCGCACTAGGACGAGTCAGGGCTAAGTTATTCCAAAATACACCAAAAGACGGTTGAGGAAGTTTATTAACTAGGTAATTATGTAAAAATACTGTGGGGTTATGTGCCTGGGGATGATACCAAAAACTGACTAAACCCCTAGTATTGGCAGTATTACTATTATCAGGTAAAAAGTTGTAATGAATGGAAAGAGAAATGGTCGGTTCTTCTTGATTAATTATCTCCTGACGTTGCACCAAAGAAACATCCTGATCATCATCCCTTGTCATTACCACTGTTGCACCACGCTTGGCCAACTCATCCCGCAGTAACTTAGAAACTAGCAAATTTACATCTTTTGCTAAATATCCCGTCGGTCTACTTGAACCAGATTCTTTACCACCATGCCCTGGATCAAGTACAATTTTGATGCCAGATAAAGGTAAAAGTTTGCTATTTTTAAGTTTTGGTGGATGACGTAAAGTTAAAACCAACGTGGTATTGTCATACCTCAGCTTATAGCCCCACTGTTGGATATTTTTGAGGTTAAAAGTATATTTGACCTGTTTAGGGCTTACCTGTTGCCAATTTAGGCGAGAAATCAGGGGGTCATCATCTAGGCGAATAGTATCTGTTTGGGCAATGGTATTGTAAAGGGTGAGCATAAAGGAATTTTTTCCCTGTTCCACACTCACCGGCACAGCAGTTTCTAAGGGGAAACGAATCTCCGTAGCTTCAGCTAATTGCCGATAGCCCACACTCCGAATTATCGTCTGTGGTGCAACCGCACCTGATATAATTTTAGTTTCCTTGCTATTAATCCAAGCTCCATAGTCTAAGCGCAACCATTCACCGTCCTTACCCGTAACAGTTGCCATAGTTCCCTTTGGCAATGGTGTCAGTCTTGAATAGTCGTTACTAGATCCAGTGCGAGTAACGCCCGATTCTGATGCAATTTCCGCAACTGGTAACTGTGTCGGGGACAGAAGTTCGATTTTGCCCAAGCCAGTTTGAGTTATTCTTTGATCATTAATTTGTAAATTAAATTGAGGTTTTCCTAAATCAGCAGCATTTGCGACTGTTGTACAACCTTGGTATTTGGTAAGACTAGAAAGATTAGGCTGATTTAACCCTGTCAAAACACTTGAATTTGGAGGTAATTGTGCCTGGGAAGGTTGGGGTAAAAGGGCAATATTTTGATTTACTAGATTCACCCAGACAGTAGCTTGAGGTGGTGC harbors:
- a CDS encoding N-acetylmuramoyl-L-alanine amidase, with product MKKLLGLAVFSFICTPSIAVAQSSLLVVYPPANHQTSTEKIFFIGTAPATGQVLINGKPVKRSKAGHFAPSFPLQLGENVFKIRYQNQEREIKVNRISTQPEFPQGLGFAKDSLTPAADITRLPGELICFDAIAPPQANVSVKLANQTVNLLPQPLTAELPANSSILTGRNQAAIYNITKYQGCTTITNTGDLGQPQFSLTLNGQTTTETGKGKIQILAPVQLPVVEVIAASGVARTGPSTDHSRLTPLPQGTRATATGTEGDWLRLDYGAWINGKETKILPGAVPPQTVIRSVGYRQLARETEIRFPLQMAVPVSVEQGNNSLALTLYNTIAQTDTIRLDDDSLISRLDWQQVTPQQVKYTFNLKKLQQWGYKLKYDNTTLVLTLRHAPNIDSRKSLPLSGIKILLDPGHGGKESGATGPTGYPEKDVNLVVSKLLRDELVKRGAKVVMTREDDRDVSLVERQEIINKEEPAIALSIHHNSLPDNGDAEKTKGFGTFWYHPQSHSLAVFLQNYVVKKLGKPAYGVFWNNLALTRPHTAPAVLLELGFMSNPDEFEEIVNPQAQKKMANTLADGITEWFKTVKE
- a CDS encoding N-acetylmuramoyl-L-alanine amidase, whose product is MKKLLGLVLFNFLFTSSVALAQEPLLVVFPPTNYQTSTEKIFFIGTAPPKGQVLINGKLINLSKAGHFSPSFPLQLGENIFKVRYQNQEREIKIRRVSTQPELPQGLGFAKGSLTPAADIARLPGELICFSAVAPPQATVWVNLVNQNIALLPQPSQAQLPPNSSVLTGLNQPNLSSLTKYQGCTTVANAADLGKPQFNLQINDQRITQTGLGKIELLSPTQLPVAEIASESGVTRTGSSNDYSRLTPLPKGTMATVTGKDGEWLRLDYGAWINSKETKIISGAVAPQTIIRSVGYRQLAEATEIRFPLETAVPVSVEQGKNSFMLTLYNTIAQTDTIRLDDDPLISRLNWQQVSPKQVKYTFNLKNIQQWGYKLRYDNTTLVLTLRHPPKLKNSKLLPLSGIKIVLDPGHGGKESGSSRPTGYLAKDVNLLVSKLLRDELAKRGATVVMTRDDDQDVSLVQRQEIINQEEPTISLSIHYNFLPDNSNTANTRGLVSFWYHPQAHNPTVFLHNYLVNKLPQPSFGVFWNNLALTRPSAAPAVLLEFRFMKNANELEEIVNPQQQQKIAKILADGVTEWFKMVQ
- a CDS encoding HNH endonuclease, yielding MNKTPRIPIPPEVRTYVFQRDKYQCQSCGKISQETQLSIDHIIPLSRGGKNDISNLQTLCLTCNQQKTNNIDNRFRRHFDT
- a CDS encoding KGK domain-containing protein, with the protein product MEDNFKIIDSEQGDVVIDFGNKTFKLSLLVSLMTEIILNKKLEELNNKLRDHGSGKLPSYDESYWSSAGVDCQILKPSKNWQKGKIRMKISLEFCPESPLDRLTTQINK